The Stigmatella aurantiaca DW4/3-1 genome contains the following window.
TGAGGACCCATCAACATCCCGTACCCACCCGCCTCATCCACCGTTTTCACCACCAGTTCCTCCAAGTGCTCGAGCACATAGCGGCGATCTTCTTCGCGGGCGCACACAAACGTGGGCACCTGCGCCAGCACGGGATCCTCGCCCAGGTAATACCGGATGAACTCCGGCACGAAGGCATACACAGCCTTGTCGTCCGCCACCCCGTTGCCCGGAGCGTTCGCCAAGGTCACATTGCCCGCCGCCCAGGCCCTCATCAGCCCCCGGACGCCCAGCAAGCTGTCCGGACGGAAGGACTCCGGATCCAGGAAGGCATCGTCGATGCGCCGGTAAATGACGTGCACCCGCCGAGGCCCCCGCGTGGTGCGCACGAAAACCCGCGCATCCTCCACATAGAGGTCCGCGGCATGCACCAGTTCCACGCCCATGGTGCGCGCCAGGAAGCTGTGCTCGAAGTAGGCGGAGTTGTACGGCCCTGGCGTGAGCACGACGACGGTGGAGCGATCTGGATCCTCCGGCGAGGTGGCCCGGAGCGTCTCCGCCAACTTGGCCGGATAGTGGTCCACGCGGCGCACCCGCGCCTGCTCCAGCACCTCGGGCAGGACCCGCTTGGAGAGGATGCGGCTCTCCATGACATACGAAACCCCCGAGGGGGTGCGCAGGTTGTCCTCCAGCACCTGGAAGGTGCCCTGACCGTCGCGGATCAGATCGATGCCCGCGATGTGGATGCGCACCCCTCCCGGGGGCCGCACCCCGCGCAGGTGCGGCAGGTAGAGGGAGGTGCCAAGAATGATCTCTTGCA
Protein-coding sequences here:
- a CDS encoding circularly permuted type 2 ATP-grasp protein, producing MRQAEDAGLFKGYSIIPGAFDELMGPQGEPRPDFLRLLELLGSRSPDEFTRIQALAERALLNQGVTFSVYSDRRGTERIFPFCLIPRLVSARDWAHLERGLEQRVRALSAFLDDIYGEQRLLAERPELQEIILGTSLYLPHLRGVRPPGGVRIHIAGIDLIRDGQGTFQVLEDNLRTPSGVSYVMESRILSKRVLPEVLEQARVRRVDHYPAKLAETLRATSPEDPDRSTVVVLTPGPYNSAYFEHSFLARTMGVELVHAADLYVEDARVFVRTTRGPRRVHVIYRRIDDAFLDPESFRPDSLLGVRGLMRAWAAGNVTLANAPGNGVADDKAVYAFVPEFIRYYLGEDPVLAQVPTFVCAREEDRRYVLEHLEELVVKTVDEAGGYGMLMGPQSTREEREDFRQRILAEPRRYIAQPRIELSTCPTWDAASRQVVSRRVDLRPYILTSPQGSWVLPGGLSRVALRAGSYVVNSSQGGGSKDTWVQKETA